One genomic region from Nostoc sphaeroides encodes:
- a CDS encoding transposase — translation MSPNHEECLALLEQIRWSGKPKCPYCESTNATAYKNERRYHCNECFTSYSVTVGTLFHKTHVELQKWFVAIHLVLNSPGGISVRQLAKEIGVNKNTACYMIERIRNAMLEERDFLQKLITLP, via the coding sequence ATGTCACCAAATCACGAAGAATGCCTTGCCCTACTTGAGCAAATTCGCTGGAGTGGAAAGCCAAAATGCCCATATTGCGAATCAACCAACGCTACTGCATACAAGAATGAGCGTAGATATCACTGTAATGAATGCTTTACTTCATACAGTGTTACAGTGGGTACACTTTTTCACAAGACTCATGTAGAATTACAAAAGTGGTTTGTAGCGATTCACCTTGTGCTAAATTCTCCAGGGGGTATTAGTGTGCGTCAGCTTGCCAAAGAAATCGGGGTTAATAAGAATACAGCCTGTTACATGATTGAGCGTATCCGTAACGCGATGCTTGAGGAAAGGGATTTCCTACAAAAACTCATCACCCTACCCTAA
- a CDS encoding endonuclease domain-containing protein produces the protein MTENHNPNPNPKPLTNSSPPSSLAGRGLGGGVPGYPWQTPHELWKKLKPLARQMRCEPTPAEKLLWHKLRHKQLLGFKFRRQQTIDRFIVDFYCNEARLVVEVDGEIHDYTQQEDAIRQEFLESLGLQVLRFRNEDVLERMEGVLQDIAAWLQR, from the coding sequence ATGACCGAAAATCACAACCCCAACCCTAACCCAAAGCCTCTCACTAACTCCAGTCCCCCCTCCTCGCTTGCGGGGAGGGGGTTAGGGGGTGGGGTTCCGGGATACCCTTGGCAAACCCCACACGAACTTTGGAAAAAACTTAAACCATTGGCGCGACAGATGCGGTGTGAACCAACTCCAGCAGAAAAGCTACTTTGGCATAAGTTGAGACACAAGCAACTTTTGGGTTTTAAGTTCCGCCGTCAGCAAACAATTGACCGTTTTATCGTCGATTTTTACTGTAATGAAGCGCGGTTAGTGGTGGAAGTAGATGGCGAAATTCATGACTATACGCAACAAGAAGATGCGATACGTCAAGAATTTTTGGAGAGTTTGGGGTTGCAGGTTTTGCGATTTAGAAATGAGGATGTTCTGGAGAGGATGGAGGGGGTGTTGCAGGATATTGCTGCTTGGTTGCAGAGATAG
- a CDS encoding CpeR family transcriptional regulator produces MSIQLESIKSKMLPPQAEKKMRCWIRSRHLICSGNFFIFETVEYTTIERFSQCVASLGGTVISVEPINKIWMGDHRQVILYQAKASLHTPHHTLKQYWIKSGSAYTKFDERV; encoded by the coding sequence ATGTCGATTCAGCTTGAATCTATTAAATCTAAAATGTTACCTCCACAAGCTGAAAAAAAGATGCGCTGCTGGATTCGCAGTCGCCACTTGATTTGTTCGGGCAACTTTTTTATTTTCGAGACGGTAGAATATACCACCATTGAAAGATTCTCTCAATGTGTCGCTTCTTTAGGAGGAACAGTGATATCCGTTGAACCCATTAATAAAATTTGGATGGGTGATCATCGCCAAGTAATTTTATATCAGGCAAAAGCTAGTTTACATACGCCTCATCATACTTTGAAACAATACTGGATAAAATCTGGTAGTGCATACACTAAATTTGATGAGCGTGTTTGA
- a CDS encoding RNA-guided endonuclease InsQ/TnpB family protein, protein MYRAIKVRIYPTDEQESYLAQCFGNTRWLWNYMLNATTTAYKETGKGLSKAAMDKLLPGLKKEFDWLGLAYSQVLQRVTFNLSSAFVNFFEGRAKYPNFKSKHGKQSIQYPQNVKLMPFDSVMKFPGNLGLMKTVFHKELSDAKFTTVTISRNADGKYYASILFNQNDNPVVAIKEAIGVDLGLKNFAITSDGSKYDLPKKRLAKLEKNRKRKQKKLAKKTDKTTNKRRKAKRLVAKVSSKIARVRVDFLHKLSRKIAYENQVICVEDLAVKNMVKNPNLAKSISDQGWGMFLTMLKYKAERFGHTYQEIGRFFPSSQLCSETLLPIPILQHGYDSLGVRFVDCPHCQKQHDRDINAAINIRNEGLRLLELGTSSSALGGDIRPRSSGRKKSMKSEAVPIELGSPHPICTQMGVG, encoded by the coding sequence ATGTATAGAGCAATTAAAGTTAGAATTTATCCTACTGATGAGCAAGAATCTTATCTTGCTCAGTGTTTTGGGAACACACGATGGTTGTGGAATTATATGCTTAATGCCACAACTACAGCGTACAAAGAAACGGGGAAAGGTCTTTCTAAGGCTGCAATGGATAAATTGTTGCCAGGATTAAAAAAGGAGTTTGACTGGTTAGGACTTGCATATAGTCAAGTATTGCAACGAGTAACATTTAACCTTTCTAGTGCATTTGTCAATTTCTTTGAAGGACGAGCTAAATATCCTAACTTTAAATCTAAACATGGTAAGCAATCGATTCAATATCCTCAAAATGTAAAACTGATGCCATTCGATTCTGTAATGAAGTTTCCTGGTAATTTGGGGTTAATGAAAACCGTGTTTCATAAGGAACTTTCCGATGCCAAATTCACGACTGTAACAATATCAAGAAATGCAGACGGTAAGTACTACGCATCTATTCTTTTCAACCAAAATGACAATCCTGTAGTAGCGATTAAGGAAGCTATTGGCGTTGACTTGGGATTGAAGAACTTTGCTATAACTTCGGATGGTTCAAAATATGACCTTCCTAAAAAGAGGCTAGCTAAGTTAGAGAAGAATAGAAAACGCAAACAGAAAAAACTAGCTAAGAAAACAGATAAAACAACTAACAAGCGTCGTAAAGCTAAACGGCTAGTTGCAAAAGTGTCTAGCAAAATCGCTAGAGTAAGAGTTGATTTTCTACACAAGCTATCTCGCAAAATAGCATACGAAAACCAAGTTATTTGTGTAGAAGACTTGGCAGTTAAGAATATGGTTAAAAATCCCAACTTGGCAAAATCAATATCAGACCAAGGTTGGGGAATGTTTCTAACCATGCTTAAGTACAAAGCTGAGAGATTTGGTCATACTTATCAAGAGATTGGACGTTTCTTTCCATCTTCTCAACTTTGTAGCGAGACTCTACTACCAATCCCAATATTGCAGCATGGGTATGATTCATTGGGCGTAAGGTTTGTAGATTGTCCCCACTGTCAGAAACAGCATGATAGAGATATCAACGCCGCAATAAATATTAGAAATGAAGGATTGCGACTTTTGGAGTTAGGAACTAGCTCTTCTGCCCTTGGAGGGGATATAAGACCAAGGTCTTCGGGACGTAAAAAATCCATGAAGTCCGAGGCAGTCCCTATTGAATTGGGAAGCCCACACCCTATCTGTACTCAGATGGGTGTTGGGTAG
- a CDS encoding HAD family hydrolase, which produces MALEGVILDIDGTLVLSNDAHANTWVEAFAAYDLEMPFETVSPLMGMGGDQLIPKVVPELKQLMLKHLNLLLTL; this is translated from the coding sequence ATGGCATTAGAAGGGGTGATTTTAGATATTGATGGAACACTGGTTTTAAGTAATGATGCTCATGCAAATACTTGGGTAGAGGCATTTGCAGCTTATGACTTAGAAATGCCATTTGAAACAGTCAGCCCACTCATGGGCATGGGTGGAGATCAATTGATTCCCAAAGTAGTGCCAGAATTAAAACAATTGATGCTGAAGCATCTAAACCTGCTCCTGACATTGTAG
- a CDS encoding HAD family hydrolase → MNKGQITPEKVVMLGDSPYDIESAGKAGVAVIALRCGGFSDEQLSQAIAIYL, encoded by the coding sequence TTGAATAAAGGGCAAATCACACCTGAAAAAGTAGTGATGCTAGGAGATTCGCCCTACGATATTGAGTCTGCCGGCAAAGCAGGGGTAGCTGTGATTGCTTTGCGCTGCGGTGGCTTTAGCGATGAACAACTGTCGCAAGCGATCGCAATTTACCTTTAA
- a CDS encoding chromophore lyase CpcT/CpeT — translation MDIETHEQIWRTTPGPLRFEKRESFADDLCAVSALCRFSLNLLNLKCYLHKLKKRCAAGFAVAT, via the coding sequence ATGGATATTGAAACCCACGAGCAAATATGGAGGACAACTCCTGGCCCTTTGCGGTTTGAAAAACGGGAAAGTTTTGCTGATGATTTATGTGCGGTGAGCGCTTTATGTCGATTCAGCTTGAATCTATTAAATCTAAAATGTTACCTCCACAAGCTGAAAAAAAGATGCGCTGCTGGATTCGCAGTCGCCACTTGA
- a CDS encoding Uma2 family endonuclease, which produces MVQTPASPETETLLIELPKSIGLYVTQEQFAALAAANRDLRLERTAQGELIVNPPTGWETGARNCSISGELYLWWRNAGEPGEAFDSSTGFILPNGATRSPDASWVSGERWQALTSAQKGTFANICPDFVVELRSSSDTLKSLQDKLREYIDNGAKLGWLIDPQQRRVEIYRPDKDVEVLENPAELSGEEVLPSFVLNLRRVWD; this is translated from the coding sequence ATGGTACAAACACCCGCTAGTCCAGAAACCGAAACCCTATTGATTGAGTTGCCTAAGTCGATTGGGCTGTATGTTACCCAAGAACAGTTTGCTGCTTTAGCCGCAGCCAACCGAGACTTGAGACTGGAAAGAACCGCACAAGGAGAATTAATAGTGAACCCACCAACAGGCTGGGAAACTGGAGCGCGAAATTGCAGTATTTCTGGCGAATTGTATTTGTGGTGGCGTAATGCGGGTGAACCGGGTGAAGCCTTTGACTCTTCTACAGGCTTCATTTTACCCAATGGTGCGACTCGCTCCCCCGATGCCTCTTGGGTGAGTGGAGAACGATGGCAGGCGCTTACTTCGGCACAAAAAGGAACGTTTGCTAATATCTGCCCCGATTTTGTGGTTGAGTTACGCTCTAGTTCAGATACTCTCAAGTCCCTGCAAGATAAATTGAGGGAGTATATCGACAATGGCGCTAAACTTGGTTGGTTAATCGATCCGCAGCAGCGACGGGTGGAAATTTATCGACCGGATAAAGATGTGGAAGTGTTGGAGAATCCTGCTGAGTTGTCGGGTGAAGAAGTGTTACCGAGTTTTGTCTTGAATTTGCGTCGGGTGTGGGATTGA
- a CDS encoding endonuclease domain-containing protein — translation MVEVDGEIHDYTQQEDAIRQESLESFGLQVVRFRNEDVLEMMEGVLQDIAAWLQR, via the coding sequence GTGGTGGAAGTGGATGGCGAAATTCATGACTATACCCAACAAGAAGATGCGATACGTCAAGAATCTTTGGAGAGTTTTGGGTTGCAGGTTGTGCGATTTAGAAATGAGGATGTTTTGGAGATGATGGAGGGGGTGTTGCAGGATATTGCTGCTTGGTTGCAGAGATAG
- a CDS encoding type II toxin-antitoxin system PemK/MazF family toxin, with translation MAQKPKVNYPKRGEVYLVNFDPTIGAEIKKTRPALILQNDVSNEHSPITVVAAITSKFAEPLYPTEVLIRVPEGGLEDDSVVLLNQIRSIDKQRLIKRLEILHPETIAQVDRAIQISLGLVKL, from the coding sequence GTGGCACAAAAACCAAAAGTAAACTATCCCAAACGCGGTGAAGTATACTTAGTCAATTTCGATCCAACTATTGGTGCAGAGATTAAAAAAACACGCCCAGCTTTAATCTTGCAAAATGATGTTTCTAACGAACATAGTCCAATCACAGTTGTAGCTGCCATCACCTCAAAGTTTGCAGAACCTTTGTATCCCACTGAAGTGCTGATTAGAGTACCAGAAGGCGGTTTAGAGGATGATTCGGTTGTACTTCTCAATCAGATTCGCTCAATTGACAAGCAAAGGCTGATTAAACGTTTGGAAATTCTGCACCCAGAAACGATTGCACAGGTAGATCGAGCAATTCAAATCAGCCTTGGCCTAGTGAAGCTTTGA
- a CDS encoding XisI protein, whose product MEGLTDKLTNYQQIVQQLLMGYAEVKPAYGDIEVETIFDTPRDHYQIVHLGWQDKRWVHHCVMHLDIRNEKIWIFYNSTEHDIAADLVDLGVPKQDIVLGFHPPFMREMSDYAVG is encoded by the coding sequence ATGGAAGGACTGACGGATAAATTAACGAACTATCAGCAAATCGTGCAGCAATTGTTGATGGGTTACGCAGAAGTTAAGCCAGCTTATGGTGATATTGAGGTTGAGACTATCTTTGATACGCCGCGAGATCACTATCAAATTGTGCATCTGGGCTGGCAGGATAAGCGCTGGGTACATCATTGTGTCATGCATCTGGATATTCGGAATGAGAAAATCTGGATTTTTTACAATTCAACAGAGCATGATATTGCGGCAGATTTAGTCGATTTGGGCGTACCAAAACAAGATATTGTGCTAGGTTTTCATCCTCCTTTCATGCGTGAAATGAGTGACTATGCAGTGGGCTAA
- a CDS encoding ribbon-helix-helix domain-containing protein: MHRRINITLPDETIKLIDQVIEKGDRSRFINEAVQYYISQKALVNLREQLKEGAIQRAERDLGLVEEWFDLEEELWHKNQK, from the coding sequence ATGCATCGCCGGATTAACATCACCTTGCCAGATGAGACAATTAAACTAATTGATCAAGTCATTGAAAAAGGCGATCGCAGTCGATTCATCAACGAAGCTGTGCAATATTATATTTCTCAGAAAGCCTTAGTCAATCTTAGAGAACAGTTAAAGGAAGGAGCCATTCAACGCGCAGAACGTGATTTGGGTTTAGTAGAAGAGTGGTTTGACTTGGAAGAAGAATTGTGGCACAAAAACCAAAAGTAA
- a CDS encoding element excision factor XisH family protein: MAKDRFHQVVKTALESDGWNVTHDPLQIKVGGVDMEIDLGAERLLAAERGDKKIAVEVKSFLASASAISEFHTALGQFINYRAALRRQEPDRILYLAVPDLIYNSFFQLDFPASMLQENTVKMIVYDIELEQISQWKD; this comes from the coding sequence GTGGCTAAGGATCGTTTTCATCAAGTCGTTAAGACGGCTCTTGAATCAGATGGGTGGAATGTTACTCACGATCCGCTTCAGATTAAAGTAGGTGGTGTAGATATGGAAATTGACTTGGGGGCAGAACGATTACTGGCGGCGGAGCGAGGAGATAAAAAAATTGCGGTTGAAGTCAAAAGTTTTTTGGCTAGTGCATCGGCAATTTCAGAGTTTCATACAGCACTGGGGCAGTTTATTAACTATCGGGCTGCATTGCGTCGTCAAGAACCTGATCGCATTCTCTATCTAGCCGTCCCCGATCTAATCTATAACAGCTTCTTTCAACTTGATTTTCCCGCCTCAATGCTACAAGAAAATACCGTAAAAATGATTGTTTACGACATTGAATTGGAGCAAATTTCACAATGGAAGGACTGA
- a CDS encoding SH3 domain-containing protein: MIKKVKSPASKLAIGLAFSCISLMLNTGIANQIALAKSSNSQKCDIFAYVTDTDSQGLNVRSGASTNNLIIGQIPINETVQVIRAVGDWVQITNASNGFQGTGWVFVPKLGLTTRGYGTNGVDLYTSSSQESQKVGKIPANTAVKLLGCQGDWAQVEYQNVKGWLTREDQCGAALTSCS; encoded by the coding sequence ATGATAAAAAAAGTGAAAAGTCCAGCATCAAAGTTAGCGATAGGATTGGCATTCAGTTGTATTAGCCTGATGCTCAATACTGGTATAGCTAATCAAATAGCTTTAGCGAAATCAAGTAATTCTCAAAAGTGCGATATTTTTGCCTACGTCACCGATACAGATTCGCAAGGGTTAAATGTGCGGAGTGGTGCAAGTACAAATAACCTCATTATAGGACAAATACCCATTAACGAAACAGTTCAGGTTATTCGTGCTGTTGGAGATTGGGTACAGATTACTAATGCTAGTAATGGTTTTCAAGGAACTGGATGGGTATTCGTGCCAAAGTTAGGTTTAACAACGCGGGGCTACGGTACTAATGGCGTGGATTTATATACTAGTAGCAGTCAAGAAAGCCAGAAAGTGGGGAAAATTCCTGCTAATACGGCTGTCAAATTGTTAGGCTGTCAGGGAGATTGGGCGCAGGTGGAATATCAAAATGTTAAAGGTTGGTTGACAAGGGAAGATCAATGTGGTGCAGCCCTTACTAGTTGTTCTTAG